The Austwickia sp. genome includes a region encoding these proteins:
- a CDS encoding DUF2469 domain-containing protein translates to MGAEDLEKYETEMELQLYREYRDVVGLFSHVVETERRFYLCNSVDVKVRSDGGEVYFDVSMSDAWVWDVYRPARFVKNVRVVTFKDVNIEELAKSDLEVPENDEFGR, encoded by the coding sequence ATGGGTGCTGAGGACCTGGAGAAGTACGAGACCGAGATGGAGCTGCAGCTCTATCGCGAGTACCGCGACGTGGTGGGCCTGTTCAGCCATGTCGTGGAGACCGAGCGGCGCTTCTACCTGTGCAACTCCGTCGACGTGAAGGTCCGCAGCGACGGCGGCGAGGTCTACTTCGACGTGTCGATGTCGGATGCCTGGGTGTGGGACGTCTACCGGCCCGCGCGGTTCGTCAAGAACGTGCGGGTCGTGACGTTCAAGGACGTCAACATCGAGGAGCTGGCCAAGTCCGATCTCGAGGTGCCGGAGAACGACGAATTCGGTCGGTGA
- a CDS encoding ribonuclease HII, giving the protein MTQAYAPGRPAGATRAGASPRRTAPVRNTAPSLRVERALQRAGYPVLAGMDEVGRGALAGPVTVGVVCIDETCRSAPTGVRDSKLLTPARREALVRPVRRWALAWGVGHASPAEIDEVGIMAALRLAGRRALAAAGIVPDLVILDGNHDWLSDPAEMGLLGLLAETGDEPTAPREPPVPPVQTKIKADMSCSSVAAASVLAKVERDALMVGHAPAYPAYQWEINKGYAAPGHRAALLAHGPCELHRRSWNLTCRESVSEAPATMGHDVSQEVWVDGC; this is encoded by the coding sequence ATGACCCAGGCCTACGCCCCGGGCCGTCCCGCCGGAGCGACGCGGGCGGGCGCCTCGCCACGCCGTACCGCTCCCGTCCGCAACACCGCGCCCTCGCTGCGCGTCGAACGGGCGCTGCAGCGCGCCGGCTACCCGGTGCTCGCGGGCATGGACGAGGTCGGCCGCGGCGCGCTCGCCGGGCCGGTCACGGTGGGCGTCGTGTGCATCGACGAGACCTGCCGGTCCGCACCCACGGGAGTGCGCGACTCCAAGCTGCTCACCCCTGCCCGGCGGGAGGCCCTCGTGCGCCCCGTGCGGCGCTGGGCCCTCGCGTGGGGGGTGGGCCACGCGAGCCCGGCCGAGATCGACGAGGTCGGCATCATGGCGGCCCTGCGGCTCGCCGGCCGCCGGGCGCTCGCGGCCGCGGGGATCGTGCCCGACCTGGTCATCCTCGACGGCAATCACGACTGGCTGAGCGACCCCGCCGAGATGGGCCTGCTCGGCCTGCTGGCCGAGACCGGCGATGAGCCCACCGCGCCCCGTGAGCCGCCGGTGCCCCCGGTCCAGACCAAGATCAAGGCCGACATGAGCTGCTCGTCCGTGGCCGCCGCCAGCGTGCTCGCCAAGGTCGAGCGGGACGCCCTCATGGTCGGGCACGCGCCGGCCTATCCGGCGTACCAGTGGGAGATCAACAAGGGCTACGCCGCGCCCGGGCACCGCGCCGCGCTGCTGGCCCACGGCCCGTGTGAGCTGCACCGACGGTCCTGGAACCTGACCTGCCGGGAGTCGGTGTCCGAGGCGCCCGCCACCATGGGCCATGATGTCAGCCAGGAGGTGTGGGTCGATGGGTGCTGA
- the lepB gene encoding signal peptidase I has protein sequence MSQDAGRAADEPGNEADGDAAGQVLAEEPAGAHAEDEAPRSVGARVFDLVRETTLVLVLALVLSSLVKTFLIQPFWIPSDSMNDTLIRDDRVVVSKLTPGPFDLARGDVVVFEDPGQWLGDLVPVPKDEGAVGKLKDGLSWVGILPSQEDNHLIKRVVGLPGDHVRCCAVDGRLEVNGTAVTEPYLFPGDKPSTIPFDIRVPDGKLWVMGDHRSNSRDSRYNDTGPDTPEGAPGLPATDEPGDVKDHTGFYGSVPVDRVVGKALAVVWPLGRVTGLGGGEAFSAVPAPTPQVKGESPSSGSVPAGTP, from the coding sequence ATGAGCCAGGACGCGGGGCGGGCTGCGGACGAGCCAGGCAACGAGGCCGACGGCGACGCCGCCGGCCAGGTGCTCGCCGAGGAACCGGCCGGGGCGCATGCCGAGGACGAGGCGCCACGCAGCGTCGGCGCGCGGGTCTTCGACCTGGTCCGCGAGACCACCCTGGTGCTGGTCCTCGCGCTCGTGCTGTCCTCCCTCGTCAAGACCTTCCTCATCCAGCCGTTCTGGATCCCGTCCGACTCCATGAACGACACGCTGATCCGGGACGACCGGGTCGTGGTGAGCAAGCTGACCCCCGGCCCCTTCGACCTGGCTCGCGGCGACGTGGTCGTCTTCGAGGACCCCGGGCAGTGGCTGGGCGACCTCGTCCCGGTGCCCAAGGACGAGGGCGCCGTGGGCAAGCTCAAGGACGGGCTGTCCTGGGTGGGCATCCTGCCCAGCCAGGAGGACAACCACCTCATCAAGCGGGTCGTCGGCCTGCCCGGCGACCACGTGCGCTGCTGCGCCGTCGACGGCCGGCTCGAGGTCAACGGCACCGCCGTCACCGAGCCCTATCTCTTCCCGGGCGACAAGCCCAGCACGATCCCGTTCGACATCCGCGTGCCCGACGGGAAGCTGTGGGTCATGGGCGATCATCGCTCGAACTCCCGCGACAGCCGCTACAACGACACCGGCCCCGACACCCCCGAGGGCGCACCCGGGCTGCCGGCGACGGACGAGCCCGGCGACGTGAAAGACCACACCGGCTTCTACGGCAGCGTCCCGGTCGACCGGGTCGTCGGCAAGGCGCTCGCCGTGGTCTGGCCGCTGGGCCGGGTGACCGGATTAGGGGGTGGCGAGGCGTTCTCCGCGGTTCCCGCGCCGACCCCGCAGGTCAAGGGCGAATCGCCGAGCTCCGGGTCCGTGCCGGCGGGCACCCCATGA
- the lepB gene encoding signal peptidase I, translated as MSGPAPVVDVDDPGATDAQAGSSRSDRRRRGRSGRPLPTWLVLLIALLISVLVRVFLVGIYAIPTGSMENTLALGDRVAVAKWRGGDVRRGDVVVFDGATTWGPVAGVAPGPLERAIGDVEGHDPANVYIKRVVGVGGDRVTCCDAQHRLTVNGSALAEPYVYPGDEPSQTPFDVQVPAGRVWLMGDHRAHSADSRFHTASPGGGTVSVDDIIGPVLFRYWPLSGIGSLD; from the coding sequence CTGAGCGGCCCCGCGCCGGTGGTTGACGTCGACGACCCGGGCGCGACCGACGCCCAGGCGGGCAGCTCGCGCAGCGACCGGCGCCGCCGAGGCCGCTCCGGTCGGCCCCTGCCGACCTGGCTCGTCCTGCTCATCGCGCTGCTCATCAGCGTGCTGGTCCGGGTCTTCCTGGTCGGCATCTACGCGATCCCCACGGGGTCGATGGAGAACACCCTGGCCCTCGGCGACCGCGTCGCCGTCGCGAAATGGCGCGGCGGCGACGTCCGCCGGGGCGATGTCGTCGTGTTCGACGGGGCGACCACGTGGGGCCCCGTTGCCGGCGTCGCGCCCGGGCCGCTGGAGCGGGCCATCGGCGACGTCGAGGGCCACGATCCCGCGAATGTCTACATCAAGCGCGTCGTCGGGGTCGGTGGCGACCGCGTCACCTGCTGCGACGCGCAGCACCGGCTCACCGTGAACGGGTCGGCGCTGGCCGAGCCGTACGTCTACCCCGGCGACGAGCCGAGCCAGACCCCCTTCGACGTCCAGGTGCCCGCGGGACGGGTGTGGCTGATGGGGGACCACCGGGCGCACTCCGCGGACTCCAGGTTCCACACCGCCTCGCCCGGCGGCGGAACGGTGTCCGTGGACGACATCATCGGTCCCGTACTCTTCCGGTACTGGCCCCTTTCGGGGATCGGGTCCCTGGACTGA
- the rplS gene encoding 50S ribosomal protein L19, with translation MHKLDAVDAASLRTDIPAFRAGDTVKVHVKVIEGTRSRIQIFQGVVIRRHGHGVGETYTVRKVSFGVGVERTFPVHSPVVDKIEVVTRGDVRRAKLYYLRDLRGKAAKIREKRETVAR, from the coding sequence ATGCACAAGCTCGACGCCGTCGACGCCGCCAGCCTCCGCACCGACATCCCGGCCTTCCGCGCCGGTGACACCGTCAAGGTGCACGTCAAGGTCATTGAAGGCACGCGCAGCCGCATCCAGATCTTCCAGGGCGTCGTCATCCGCCGCCACGGCCACGGCGTGGGCGAGACCTACACGGTGCGCAAGGTCAGCTTCGGGGTCGGCGTGGAGCGCACCTTCCCGGTGCACAGCCCGGTGGTCGACAAGATCGAGGTCGTCACGCGCGGTGACGTCCGGCGCGCCAAGCTCTACTACCTGCGCGACCTGCGCGGCAAGGCCGCCAAGATCCGCGAGAAGCGCGAGACCGTCGCGCGCTGA
- the trmD gene encoding tRNA (guanosine(37)-N1)-methyltransferase TrmD, with protein sequence MRVDVVTIFPDYLAPLELSLIGKARSGGPLDVRVHDLRAHTHDRHRTVDDTPYGGGAGMVMKPEPWGEALDAILASGDPSPVLVIPGPGGEPFSQAVAAQLAQEPWLVFACGRYEGIDERVYDEYRGRLGADRVRVLSLGDYVLNGGEVAVLAMVEAIARLIPGVIGNEESLAEESHTGGLLEYPVFTKPPSWRGHDVPAVLRSGDHARIAAWRAEERRARTAARRPDLLRPSAVLSGASALPLRPATPGDAGELLTLTRACWVVEAQANDTLDIPPLTESLPDISAALAPGADWRTWVLRDPAAGRLVGSVRGRLTAWGDDPADAPATWEVGRLMVAPDLQGRGIGRALLAHVLATADPRARRAWLLTGAASARNQRMHKKAGFRVLREPAPYHGTVQLLARLPGRPTRDGPMA encoded by the coding sequence GTGCGCGTCGACGTCGTGACGATCTTCCCCGACTACCTGGCCCCGCTGGAGCTCTCGCTCATCGGGAAGGCCCGATCGGGTGGCCCACTCGACGTACGGGTGCACGACCTGCGCGCGCACACCCACGACCGGCACCGCACGGTGGACGACACGCCGTACGGCGGGGGCGCCGGGATGGTGATGAAGCCCGAGCCGTGGGGGGAGGCGCTGGACGCGATCCTCGCGTCGGGGGACCCATCTCCGGTGTTGGTCATTCCCGGGCCCGGCGGGGAGCCGTTCAGCCAGGCGGTGGCGGCGCAGCTCGCGCAGGAGCCCTGGCTGGTGTTCGCGTGCGGGCGGTACGAGGGGATCGACGAGCGGGTGTACGACGAGTACCGCGGGCGGCTCGGCGCCGACAGGGTGCGGGTGCTGTCGCTGGGTGACTACGTGCTCAACGGCGGCGAGGTCGCGGTGTTGGCGATGGTCGAGGCGATCGCGCGCCTGATCCCGGGTGTCATCGGCAACGAGGAGTCGCTGGCCGAGGAGTCGCACACCGGCGGCCTGCTGGAGTACCCGGTCTTCACGAAGCCGCCGAGCTGGCGCGGTCACGACGTACCGGCGGTGCTGCGCTCCGGCGACCACGCCCGGATCGCGGCGTGGCGGGCGGAGGAACGACGAGCCCGTACGGCGGCGCGGCGCCCCGACCTGCTGCGCCCCAGCGCGGTGCTGTCTGGAGCAAGCGCGCTGCCGTTGCGGCCGGCCACCCCCGGCGATGCGGGCGAACTCCTCACGCTCACGCGGGCGTGTTGGGTGGTGGAGGCCCAGGCCAACGACACCCTCGACATTCCCCCGCTCACCGAGTCGCTGCCCGACATCAGCGCCGCGCTCGCACCGGGCGCGGACTGGCGCACCTGGGTGCTGCGCGATCCCGCCGCGGGCCGCCTGGTCGGCTCGGTGCGTGGCCGGTTGACGGCGTGGGGCGACGATCCCGCCGACGCACCCGCGACCTGGGAGGTCGGCCGCCTGATGGTGGCGCCGGACCTGCAGGGGCGCGGCATCGGGCGGGCGCTGCTGGCGCACGTCCTGGCGACGGCCGACCCGCGGGCCCGGCGCGCCTGGCTGCTCACAGGCGCGGCGAGCGCCCGCAACCAGCGGATGCACAAGAAGGCGGGATTCCGCGTGCTGCGCGAACCGGCGCCGTACCACGGCACCGTGCAGCTGCTGGCGCGCCTGCCGGGACGCCCCACCCGCGACGGCCCCATGGCGTGA
- the rimM gene encoding ribosome maturation factor RimM, giving the protein MDTVVARIGKPHGLRGEVTVQLHTDNPQGRLVPGARFGCEGLSGPPGAIAPTELTIETVRVHNGVWLLAFEGYADRTAAEALRGGRLVLAAQDRGADGGPDDGGAGADGGEDEDGWYESELLGLAVYDVAGERVGEVTGLDVGIGQDRLAVRLTDGRSGLVPLVEALVPVLDPAAGRVVIDAPDGLFDLET; this is encoded by the coding sequence GTGGACACCGTCGTGGCGCGCATCGGCAAACCCCATGGGCTGCGCGGCGAGGTCACCGTGCAGCTGCACACCGACAACCCGCAGGGGCGGTTGGTGCCGGGGGCCCGGTTCGGGTGCGAGGGCCTGTCGGGGCCGCCCGGCGCGATCGCGCCGACCGAGCTGACCATCGAGACCGTACGCGTACACAACGGCGTCTGGCTGCTGGCCTTCGAGGGGTACGCCGACCGCACCGCCGCCGAGGCCCTGCGTGGCGGGCGCCTGGTGCTGGCGGCCCAGGACCGTGGTGCCGACGGCGGCCCGGACGACGGCGGCGCCGGCGCGGACGGCGGTGAGGATGAGGACGGCTGGTATGAGTCCGAACTGCTCGGGTTGGCCGTGTACGACGTGGCGGGGGAGCGGGTCGGCGAGGTGACCGGGCTGGACGTGGGCATCGGCCAGGACCGGCTCGCGGTGCGGCTGACCGACGGGCGCTCCGGCCTGGTCCCGCTCGTCGAGGCGCTCGTGCCCGTGCTGGATCCGGCCGCCGGTCGCGTGGTGATCGACGCGCCCGACGGGCTGTTCGACCTCGAGACGTGA
- a CDS encoding RNA-binding protein — protein sequence MLEEALEHLVRGIVEHDEDVVVRHGELRRGDVLEVRVHPDDLGRVIGRSGRTAGALRTVMTALAGGKAVRVDIVDTDRMR from the coding sequence GTGCTCGAGGAAGCCCTCGAGCACCTGGTCAGGGGCATCGTCGAGCACGACGAGGATGTCGTCGTGCGGCATGGCGAGCTGCGTCGCGGGGACGTGCTGGAGGTCCGGGTCCACCCGGACGACCTCGGGCGCGTCATCGGCCGCTCGGGACGCACCGCGGGCGCGCTGCGCACGGTCATGACCGCCCTCGCCGGCGGCAAGGCCGTCCGCGTGGACATCGTCGACACCGACCGGATGCGCTGA
- the rpsP gene encoding 30S ribosomal protein S16: MAVKIRLKRMGKIRAPFYRVCVMDSRTKRDGRAIEEIGKYHPTAEPSVIDIDSERAQYWLGVGAQPTEQVLALLKVTGDWQKFKGEAGAEGTLKPQPTKATKKERYEAAMAAAGKADEDYEKSGPTTRKKAAKAEEPKAEAPKADEPKAEAPAADEQPAQAEAVAEQAAADNAEADATVEVAAAGDESAPTAEAAPEAAADAAAEKSESEA, translated from the coding sequence GTGGCCGTCAAGATTCGCCTCAAGCGGATGGGCAAGATCCGCGCCCCCTTCTACCGCGTCTGCGTCATGGACTCCCGCACCAAGCGGGACGGCCGGGCCATCGAGGAGATCGGCAAGTACCACCCCACCGCCGAGCCCAGCGTCATCGACATCGACAGCGAGCGCGCGCAGTACTGGCTGGGCGTCGGCGCCCAGCCCACCGAGCAGGTCCTCGCGCTGCTGAAGGTGACCGGCGACTGGCAGAAGTTCAAGGGCGAGGCCGGCGCGGAGGGCACCCTGAAGCCGCAGCCGACCAAGGCCACGAAGAAGGAGCGGTACGAGGCCGCGATGGCCGCCGCCGGCAAGGCCGACGAGGACTACGAGAAGTCCGGCCCGACCACTCGCAAGAAGGCCGCGAAGGCCGAAGAGCCCAAGGCCGAGGCGCCGAAGGCGGATGAGCCCAAGGCCGAGGCGCCCGCCGCCGACGAGCAGCCGGCGCAGGCCGAGGCTGTTGCCGAGCAGGCCGCCGCCGACAACGCCGAGGCCGACGCGACCGTGGAGGTCGCCGCCGCCGGTGACGAGTCGGCGCCGACCGCGGAGGCCGCGCCCGAGGCTGCCGCCGACGCGGCCGCCGAGAAGAGCGAGAGCGAGGCCTGA
- a CDS encoding sensor domain-containing protein, which produces MTSTAPELTEVAMSEGSSPAPRREMVRRTLRDSAYLLVSWPVLIVAFSVVISLLATSVGLAIVWVGIPLLLVTFGAARAFVLAECWLQRTLLDATPAPGAYLPRRPGEALWKSALRLVVDPQSWIDVLFSLFAWVVALVTWSLTVTWWSTALIGLASPVLHAFLPDNVAGIGSLLTAQSPGVRTAVDLATGLLALGTLPWVTRGLASVQSALFGAVLAARGLRAQVTHLEASRTAARDAEAASLRKLERDLHDGPQQRLVRLQMDLGRALHQVDADPARARVAMESSLTQAQQTLDELRNLSRGIAPPILVDRGLVAALDELTARSAIPVRFVTNLPRDRRPDEIPARVQDAAFYVVSEALTNAAKHSGAERAEVEVHLGEQMLRVTVRDEGRGGATYDGSGGPLDRTGGTGLLGLRDRLAGLDGMLDLYSPAGGPTVLTAILPCG; this is translated from the coding sequence ATGACCAGCACCGCACCGGAACTGACAGAGGTCGCCATGTCCGAAGGCTCGAGCCCCGCTCCCCGCCGGGAGATGGTGCGGCGCACGCTGCGGGACTCGGCCTACCTGCTTGTCTCGTGGCCGGTCCTCATCGTGGCCTTCTCCGTCGTCATCAGCCTGCTGGCCACCAGCGTCGGCCTCGCCATCGTGTGGGTGGGCATCCCGCTGCTCCTGGTCACGTTCGGCGCGGCCCGGGCGTTCGTGCTCGCCGAGTGCTGGCTGCAGCGCACCCTGCTGGACGCGACCCCCGCGCCCGGCGCCTACCTGCCGCGCCGACCGGGCGAGGCACTGTGGAAGTCCGCGCTCCGGCTCGTGGTCGACCCCCAGTCGTGGATCGACGTGCTGTTCAGCCTGTTCGCCTGGGTCGTCGCGCTGGTCACCTGGAGCCTGACGGTGACCTGGTGGTCGACGGCACTGATCGGGCTGGCCAGTCCGGTGCTCCATGCGTTCCTCCCGGACAATGTCGCCGGCATCGGCAGCCTGCTGACCGCGCAGAGCCCCGGCGTGCGCACGGCCGTCGACCTGGCGACGGGGCTGCTCGCCCTCGGCACGCTGCCCTGGGTCACGCGTGGCCTGGCGTCCGTGCAGTCCGCGCTGTTCGGGGCCGTGCTCGCGGCCCGCGGTCTGCGCGCGCAGGTCACCCACCTGGAGGCGAGCCGCACCGCGGCCCGCGACGCGGAGGCCGCCTCGCTGCGCAAGCTCGAGCGGGATCTGCACGACGGCCCGCAGCAGCGCCTCGTCCGCCTACAGATGGACCTCGGTCGCGCCCTGCACCAGGTCGACGCCGACCCCGCCAGGGCCCGCGTCGCCATGGAGTCCTCGCTGACCCAGGCGCAGCAGACCCTGGATGAGCTGCGCAACCTGTCCCGCGGCATCGCCCCGCCCATCCTGGTCGACCGCGGGCTGGTCGCCGCGCTCGACGAGCTCACCGCCCGCAGCGCCATCCCCGTCCGCTTCGTCACCAACCTGCCCCGCGACCGGCGCCCCGACGAGATCCCCGCCCGCGTGCAGGACGCCGCCTTCTACGTCGTCTCCGAGGCCCTGACGAACGCCGCCAAGCACTCCGGCGCCGAGCGCGCCGAGGTCGAGGTGCATCTCGGCGAGCAGATGCTGCGGGTCACCGTTCGTGACGAGGGGCGCGGCGGCGCGACGTACGACGGGAGCGGCGGCCCCCTCGACCGCACCGGTGGGACGGGACTCCTCGGTCTGCGCGACCGCCTCGCCGGGCTCGACGGGATGCTCGACCTCTACTCCCCCGCTGGCGGCCCGACGGTGTTGACCGCGATCCTGCCCTGCGGGTGA
- a CDS encoding response regulator transcription factor: MRIVLADDSVLLREGLELILADAGHRVVGRAGDGPSAIELTLAERPDLAVLDVRMPPSHRDEGMRAAAAIRAAWPEASLLILSQYVERSYARDLVGPGFGYLLKDRVSDIPAFLTAVETVAAGGTVIDPQVVAQFLASPVTAPVDALTPREREVLALMAEGMGNAAIARRLALTEGAIEKHTQRIFAKLQLDPGSDQHRRVVAVLAYLDRR, translated from the coding sequence CTGCGCATCGTTCTCGCCGACGACTCCGTGCTGCTGCGCGAGGGCCTGGAGCTGATCCTCGCCGACGCGGGGCACCGGGTCGTCGGCCGGGCCGGGGACGGACCGAGCGCCATCGAGCTGACCCTCGCCGAGCGGCCAGACCTCGCCGTGCTCGACGTACGGATGCCGCCCAGCCACCGCGACGAGGGCATGCGGGCGGCCGCCGCCATCCGCGCCGCGTGGCCCGAGGCGTCGCTGCTGATCCTGAGCCAGTACGTCGAGCGCAGCTACGCCCGCGACCTCGTCGGCCCGGGCTTCGGCTACCTGCTCAAGGATCGGGTCAGCGACATCCCCGCCTTCCTGACGGCGGTGGAGACGGTGGCCGCCGGCGGCACCGTGATCGACCCCCAGGTGGTCGCGCAGTTCCTGGCCTCCCCCGTCACGGCCCCGGTCGACGCCTTGACCCCGCGCGAACGGGAGGTGCTCGCCCTGATGGCCGAGGGCATGGGCAACGCCGCGATCGCCCGGCGGCTCGCACTCACCGAGGGGGCCATCGAGAAGCACACCCAGCGCATCTTCGCCAAGCTCCAGCTCGATCCGGGGTCCGACCAGCACCGCCGCGTGGTCGCGGTGCTGGCCTACCTCGACCGGCGCTGA
- a CDS encoding amidohydrolase family protein, protein MSAPILHVVGQVHVGPEETRDELWVIDGRISFTGPGPGSAAEVETVHGHVIPGMVDAHAHIGLGPGGPVEPERAVAQGYANRDAGALLIRDAGSPVDNRWVQDREDLSRLIRAGRHIARTKRYIPGVAHEVEPDQLVEFVRREARAGDGWVKLVGDWIDRGRGDLAPCWPVDVLTQAIAAAHEEDARVTAHCFGEQSLVDFAAAGTDCIEHASGLVEDTIDAFATQQIAIVPTLINIDNFPKFAAAGRKKFPGYAGHMLDLHRRRYDTISAAAEAGVPIFAGTDSGGQLPHGLIALEVIELGKTALGAAGALAAATWGAREWLGRPGLAEGAEADFVVYLDDPREDLRMLVRPHRIVLRGKAVR, encoded by the coding sequence ATGAGCGCGCCCATCCTGCATGTCGTCGGTCAAGTGCACGTCGGGCCGGAGGAGACCCGGGACGAGCTGTGGGTCATCGACGGCCGGATCAGTTTCACCGGGCCCGGGCCCGGCTCGGCGGCCGAGGTGGAGACCGTCCACGGCCACGTCATCCCGGGCATGGTCGACGCCCACGCCCACATCGGGCTCGGCCCCGGCGGGCCGGTCGAGCCGGAGCGGGCCGTGGCGCAGGGCTACGCGAACCGCGACGCCGGCGCCCTGCTGATCCGCGACGCGGGATCGCCGGTCGACAACCGCTGGGTGCAGGACCGCGAGGACCTGTCGCGGCTCATCCGCGCCGGGCGGCACATCGCGCGCACGAAGCGCTACATCCCGGGGGTCGCCCACGAGGTCGAGCCGGACCAGCTCGTCGAGTTCGTACGCCGGGAGGCGCGGGCCGGCGACGGCTGGGTGAAGCTCGTCGGCGACTGGATCGACCGGGGCCGCGGCGACCTGGCGCCGTGTTGGCCGGTGGACGTCCTCACCCAGGCCATCGCGGCCGCCCACGAGGAGGATGCCCGGGTGACCGCGCACTGCTTCGGCGAGCAGTCGCTGGTGGACTTCGCCGCGGCCGGGACCGACTGCATCGAGCACGCCAGCGGCCTGGTGGAGGACACGATCGACGCCTTCGCGACCCAGCAGATCGCGATCGTGCCCACCCTGATCAACATCGACAACTTCCCGAAGTTCGCCGCGGCGGGCCGCAAGAAGTTCCCCGGGTACGCGGGGCACATGCTCGACCTGCACCGGCGCCGGTACGACACGATCAGCGCGGCTGCCGAGGCCGGCGTGCCGATCTTTGCCGGCACCGACTCCGGCGGCCAGCTGCCGCACGGCCTCATCGCGCTGGAGGTCATCGAGCTGGGCAAGACGGCACTCGGGGCCGCCGGCGCGCTGGCGGCGGCGACCTGGGGGGCCCGGGAGTGGCTTGGCCGCCCCGGGCTGGCGGAGGGCGCGGAGGCGGACTTCGTGGTGTACCTCGACGACCCGCGCGAGGACCTGCGCATGCTGGTGCGCCCGCACCGGATCGTGTTGCGCGGCAAGGCGGTGCGGTGA
- a CDS encoding CU044_5270 family protein, with amino-acid sequence MLNRRPGPPSARLRTADPARHLPGYDEASSAALIAAATDPRAPRAWPAPANRRGLRRGVTLGLAAAGTAVALTLGPALVDVVTGSSSGAAPAAAQLLTRAADISVSDDPARPEQWYRITARNVGVTTEAGDRDGQQVRIGWRTSRQRTDYVAVDGARPTYVVEAATADPVQVFGPAATAPAEWRTRTPDVWTSNLAPIDIPASWQAPTPSWLAALPRDPAALRARMYADAAGHGPSTDTEVLVLAADVLRSGLAPSELRAVLYRVLRTVPGVTITSESATLDGRTGVGIGRSEDRNGLRQEIVIDPATGQVIGERTLVTRQTADLPLPVGTVFHEDALTRAVVDAIPADVMATARRDDCAVDEHGGVSCRMPQ; translated from the coding sequence ATGCTGAACCGCCGACCCGGCCCGCCATCTGCCCGGCTCCGAACCGCCGACCCGGCCCGCCATCTGCCCGGCTACGACGAGGCCTCCTCGGCCGCGCTGATCGCCGCCGCCACCGACCCCCGCGCCCCGCGTGCGTGGCCCGCGCCCGCCAACCGGCGTGGCCTGCGGCGCGGCGTCACGCTCGGCCTCGCGGCGGCGGGCACCGCCGTTGCCCTCACGCTCGGCCCCGCCCTCGTCGACGTCGTCACCGGCTCCAGCAGCGGCGCCGCACCCGCCGCCGCCCAGCTGTTGACCCGGGCGGCCGACATCTCGGTCAGCGACGACCCGGCCCGTCCCGAGCAGTGGTACCGGATCACGGCCCGCAACGTGGGCGTCACCACGGAGGCCGGCGACCGCGACGGCCAGCAGGTCCGAATCGGGTGGCGCACGAGCAGGCAGCGAACCGACTACGTAGCCGTCGACGGAGCTCGCCCCACGTACGTCGTCGAAGCCGCCACCGCCGACCCCGTGCAGGTCTTCGGCCCGGCAGCCACCGCTCCCGCCGAGTGGCGAACCCGTACCCCCGACGTGTGGACGTCCAACCTCGCCCCGATCGACATCCCCGCGAGCTGGCAGGCGCCGACGCCGTCCTGGCTCGCCGCATTGCCCCGCGATCCCGCGGCGCTGCGCGCCCGGATGTACGCCGACGCCGCGGGGCACGGCCCCTCGACCGACACCGAGGTGCTGGTCTTGGCCGCGGACGTGCTGCGGTCCGGGCTCGCGCCCAGCGAGCTGCGGGCCGTCCTGTACCGGGTGCTGCGCACCGTGCCCGGGGTGACGATCACCTCCGAGTCGGCCACGCTCGACGGCCGCACGGGGGTGGGCATCGGCCGCTCCGAGGATCGGAACGGCCTGCGTCAGGAGATCGTCATCGACCCGGCCACCGGGCAGGTCATCGGCGAGCGCACCCTGGTCACCCGGCAGACCGCCGACCTGCCGCTCCCGGTCGGGACCGTGTTCCACGAGGACGCGCTGACGCGCGCGGTGGTCGATGCGATCCCGGCCGACGTCATGGCCACCGCGCGGCGCGACGACTGCGCGGTCGATGAGCACGGGGGCGTCAGCTGCCGCATGCCGCAGTGA